GTGGTTAATATGTCATTTTGAtatgccctttttatttttttcagacaggAAAGACAgaccaaaagaaaaggaattatcAAATGTTTATGATGAAGTTAGCAATCTTCTGTCtcaaatgaatttaaaatctAGATGTGGAGTTCTTCCCGTGCAAGACTCCACATCAGATATAAAAACTCCTCGAGAAGACCAGATACACCAGAGAAGTACTGAATCAAAAGATCTAGTGTTAGCTTCGGCTTCCTGCATAACAACTGTTGAAATGCCAGCATCAGCAGCTGTTCTTCCTCTGACGACATCTTACTCACTTTTACAGAGTATGTTGGCCGACTCATCTGTGTCACCAGCAAAGATTACTAAAGATTCTGGGATatcatcctcttcctctgtaACAGCTCATCTACAACTGAGCAGTATTGACTGGAAAGGAACCTTCTTCAGCGCTTCACCAGCCCTTGGGGGTGATACGCATGATCCAGCAGCTGACTTAACTACATGCATAAAACACTCGCGTGCTCTAGGTCATGAGACAGTAATAGCTAGCTCAGAATATTCTGATGCTATGCAGTCTGATCAACATCATTCTGATAGTGCAGATGATTCGGTTTCAGATGATGCTATGGAACAATTTCAGAAGTGGTCTTTAAGTGAGCAAATACTTAAGAAGACTTCCATTCCATCAAAGCCTTTGTTGTCTGAAGATGTAATGCAACTGGagtctttgaaatgttttaaacaaacacaagaaaTGTTGAATCCTGATAAAGATTATGTCTCTTCCTCGTGTCAGTTAAACAAACTAGTGCAGGAAAGTAAAAATGTGCTGTCAGAAAACTATGCAAGGGAATCCAGCATACACATTTATCAAGATCAGTACAAAAAAGCTGACAGCCTGGCTGAAATGGTGCAAAAGGACCATAATATAAGCAGTTCAACATCTCTAACCCTCAGTGGGCAAACAACAGAGACACAGCATCCTGGGTGTGAAATGCTTCCAGCATCTCAAAAGCCACCAGATGTAACTGGCGGTCACATTAAAAAAGCTTGTATTCAAGCTACTtggaaaacttcttttaaaaggagTGTGTGTCACAACAGATGTTCTTCTAGTGAAGACAGTGATGATGGGAATATGAACAAAAATCTGATTtatgagcagcagcagaggccaCTGAACCCTGAtcagtttaaaaaatgtttttcaaagaaaagcagtagCTTTGTTACTAGCAAAAGAACAAACAGTGACTCAGCCCTTATAattaaagggaagaagaaaatgaccaattttaaaaaagctggtAATAGTTTCTCATTGCAAGTGTCTCCAAAACCATCCTCTGCAGGGGAAGTTAATTGTCCCCAAAGTCCAGAGCAACCCTTTAAGAGGTTGGGTTGTGGTCCCATGCAGCAAGCCAAAAGTGCTGTTCCGACTTATGCATGGGCAGACAGTCCACTTCCCCTGTCTGAAAGACTAAAAGgaagaatcaaaattaattaggTTCTCCATAAAATAGATGATGATAACAATTAACTCTGAACCTTCAGCTCTTACAGAGTTCTTTCTCAAAGTTTCTGTAGTATTCTCTATCAATTTTAAGTGGACACAGTTTTGATGAATAAGAAGTGCTGTGAAGTACTGCATACTAGAGCTAAAGTTTGAAACTAAAATGTTAGCAAAAGTACCAAATAGCTGATTATAGGCAAGTGCCAGTTATTCTGGACTTGATTAGATTCTTGATGCATAAGTATAAGGATATATAGTATACAAGGGAGCAGGGGGGGTTATTTACGAAATAAGAAGGTTTTTTCCCAGCCATTTGTGAGGATTTTATGTACGGCTATTAGTCCTTCTGCTTATAAAACCAGACTTACTAAAATAGTGCCTGCACTGCTGTTGGATATTCTTAATAAGACAAAGTGATACAGCTCTTTCCAATTGAAATTTTCCATTCTGCTCCACTAACTTAATTTTGCTAGTTTAAAAATGGGTTTTCAAACCTTGGGATGCTGGTTGTGTTGACTATCTCTGGAGGAACAGATAGAGACACACTACCTTGCAGGGTAGCTAAATTTATTTCTGCCATGCCTTATAATAAACTGTTCTTTGAGTGTGTGCATCTTCCAAATAATGGAATAAGCCATGTAAGGATATTCTGGTTTTGTAGCTGTCATATCTAATATTTAAGGAAATTTGATGGCTGTTTTAATCAAACATTTATAGTTAggggcatttttttcttaaaggataGGAAATTCCATCTAACACTCACTTCTACTTATAAAAGAATGAAGGTTAAGTTACAGAAAATCAAAATTTAATGATGATATTGCAGATTCTTTGGATAATATCatgtaaatgtttgttttcaagggGGGAACTTGAATACAATTGCGTTTTTGAAGGTGTTCTTCATACCTCTTTAATATAGAACCAATCTctgttcatacaaaaaaaaaaaaaaaaaaaaaagttgtcttcaaTAGCTTACTAGAAAATGCCTCCTGGCCTGCATTTAAGCATTCATAACTTTTTCTATGGACCAACCAGAAGGAAGGCCACTCTTACCAAGATAGAATGCTAAGGATTAAAATTTGGAATATCCATGCCTTAATGAAAATGTCAATTCTTTTTTCATAAAGGCCAAGGCTTTAAAAGTTAGGAAGCTAAATTCCAGATGTGTTTAAGGAAGAAATAGGTAGTCTATAGATAATACAGTCTGTAATTAGCCAAAAATGGTAGTTTCTTAATtttcctctgtgggcaggtggaGAAAGTTTATAGTTGATTTTCCAAATGAGAAATGTATTATGGTAATGAGTAAAAAATCCAAAAGATTGGAAACTTTTTTTCGGTTTTGAAGATGTTCTCTCTTTTCTGGAGACTCTTAACCACCCAGCTGATGTGAGCAGGTAGCTAGAAGAATAGAGTTGCTAAGGAAAATAAGAGTAGCAGTTACCTGGGGACCATAAATGGAGAGATTCCTTATGCAGCGGTCAGTAGTGGAGAGATCAGACCATTTTCGGAAAAACATTGTTATTGGTTATGTATGattcttttccttgctgctgaTTTTGAATACTGAAAGTTGGAATCAAGAGTTTGActtttcattaataaaaatgcCAGCATCATGTGAATGACCTCACTTTTGTTCCTTCCCAGTGTATGGGTATGTTCCCTTTTGTTGGAAGGATTGGACAATTTCACCCACAGTGTGTGGGTTTCTGTGTTTTAGGGTTTTCTTTAGGATTGGGGGGCAAGAGCAatttttggaggggttttttgtttgttttccaaatctgCCTGACTGCTTTATTTTATGACTCGCTGAAAATACTGTGCCAGAATTATGACAAGTTTATATTTTGCAGATGATGGAAACCAGAAATAAGATATAAGATATTAaagaactgcagaggaaaaaaaagagactatgTTGCTGATAATCGCTACAAATTAATCTGGTTTTATAAGTACAGTTCAagcatgaaaagcagaaaaatttcaattttttcatttgcaatgcATCTCAGTTTTGTGTGAGTTTTCTGCCACTACTTTACAAGCAGCAATAGATGTGAAGAAAACTGTGTAGGATGCCCTCTCTCATTTAGGCTGTAGCTGCTCATTGCAGCAAATAAACATATGAACATTTATCATTGGGAGTGACTGTTGCTCGAATTAAACTTGTGATTTGTTACAGAAGgaaaattacagtttttaaagtgttttgatttctcatctttctgtaATTTACTCACTCTAAGGATTAGggatgatttttcttctgtggaacTGTTTTTACTGTGCCAGAGCTGACTGCTTTGCAACTGCTCACACTTGTGAAGATGATGTTTAAATTGAGTGGGTGTAACGGATAACTTTCTTCTGCAGGAAGTGTTCCTACAAGATTATGTTCAGCTGGCTGCAAGTATAAATGAATGTGATGCGTCAGCCTGATGACCctgaatatattttcatttactaTCTGTCCTGGCCAGCCTAAACAAGCTCTATCAGGGTGCTTCatctaaagtaataaaaatatatctgcaAAAATATATCTGCTATGGAGGTGGGGCAAGTAAAGGATGCTTTGTTCTTCAAGtacttttctgaaagtttttctgTAATACTACTGTGCCAGCCCGAGTACTTTACCTGGTCTATCACTCCTGATGTCGGCATCCCTCTAGCTTGAATGATTCCTGCAGAAATATAGAGCAGGTCCATAGGTTCTGTATTCACAGTATAAATATCATTATTTCCACTTATAAATGGTATTAAACATCTACTTAGATGCAGCAAATTTAATTTAGTGTAGCTTAACAAAGGGGAacatttctttggcttttcttgTGGTTGTAACTCACTATTTCAGCATCGTGGGGAATCAAccagaaaagaagataaatactGTTTACATGGAATATATACATAGAGAGCTACAAAAAATACaatgtaaaaaacaaaaaccccaaaaaacaacccccccctcAACGTCTATATGTCCCACTATCAAGAGCACATGCTCTTAGTTTTTTCACTTGAAGGCATTATTGAAATACTTACCAACATGTGCAGACATGTTTaccagaaggaaaaattaattttcattgcatttacCAATTTCTATTTTATTGATAGAATTGGTGAACTTGATAAATCTTTTTCTAGTTAACAGAAAAATTTCCCAGTTTGAGAAGGGGATTATTTGACTTTGAGGATTTGCACAGGCTTGGCTCTGTGCTCTTATGTCAAGAAAGATGCTTGGAAATACAGTGGTGAAAGAGACTAATGGCAGCTGTTACTTGAGACAAGATGGTCTTTTCATGTCTAAAAAGGTGCCAAACCCTGCCATATTATATCAGCAGATAAAAGGAAACTGTGGTTAGAATATTATTGAGAGTTGTTATAAACCCAAGTGCTACTGACAAAACAGTAAACTCGGCGCTAGATTTAGcgctttttccttcaggaaacaaaacactttaaccgtttcaagaaaacaaaattacgATGGGTGACACAACCACTCTGCACAGTTCTCTTGCTCATGTATCCTGCATCATAGCTACTATCAGTACTGAACTTAATAAGATTAATCGCATATCAAACTTTCAAAGTTCTTTAAACCCAATCCTTgtctccaccccccaccccaatttCCCTTGACTGAGTTGGAGAGATTTTGTCACTTCAAAGACTGAGCACAGCTGGAAAAAGGGACGTGCCTTTGAAAATACTGCTCCATGAAAAGAGCTACGTATACCAAAATTCCACCTGATGGATATTTAAAGTGAATTAGCTGTCTGACTGAAATACAATTAAGGAAAGAAGCTAACCAGGGATATTCTTAGTGCCAAGATAGTGTAGAAGTAGCGGTACGTTAGCATCTATGTCATTttaatatcttattttaaaatgcaatttgctCTGCTAGAGCACCTCCCCAGCCAAGCTCACAGCCAGGTTAATTGTCCTACCAAACTCTTGACAAAGGTTGGATCTGTGGCCAGCTGTGGGCCAGCAGTGGGAGGAACTGTGAGCATGGTCTGCTTTGGATAAATGTGTGGGGCAGACTTACTGGATGAACCCTTGTGTGCTGTCTTCTTCCTCCATCCCAACATCCCAGTGCTGCCCTGGCAGTGACACCACATAACAAATAACAGACAGACAAGATGGCCCAAACCCTAGAAACTGTCCAAGTTTTATCTGCTGCAAAAACATGAAATCTGTGGCCTCATTTCAGGTCAAATTCAGGCTGTCTTCCAGTCCCACGTGAATGCCAGGTCTCAGAGCAGCTTTAGCCTTTAAGCCTCTCTATCGCTCAGCCCACTGCGACGTGTTGTAGACATTTTGCACTGGTGAGCTAAACTTGCTGCTTGATCTGCAGCTGGGTGGAAGAGAGCCCTGTGCTCAGGCTCAGCTCCCCCAAAGCCTGGAGTTTAATGGAACAAAAGGCTCCTGGAGTTACAGCCACGTGCGCACCTACTGTACGGGGGCTTTATAAGACGTCTTATCCAGATTAACGTGTTGCTAGCTTTTGTAGTTGTTGAATGGTTTCTACCAAATAAGATCTGCCAGTTAGAAACAGGGGCAGTGGTCTATTTTCTTGTAATTAGTTCCAGGGCTGATGTCGTCAGTATGACGTAGGAAGACACTGCTGGGAAGGACGGCATCTTTCACGGGAGATGCTTCTGAAGGCGTGGGCAATTAGCAGTTCATAGATGACTCTATGGCACTGGGACAGTCTTCTTAATTGCATTTTTCTATACCTAAATTGTTTTTGTGGTTTGACAGTGCGTAAATCTTACCTCTCTCCAGAAAACTTGCTTAGCAGTACAGGCTGCCAGTCTCTTACATTCTTTTGAGTTTATAGAAATCTGAAGGTTTACTGAGAGTGGGTAACCAGAACTACTGCGTAGTAGACTTAATCAGGCCTCTCTTATTCTGTTGGATAGATCAGAAGAATGTGGGATGTCTTTTTCATAAAAGTTCATAATAAATAGAGAATTTCagttggaaaaggagaaaaatggttcaGTGCCCTTCTCGGTCTGGATGGGTTTCTGGGAAGGGAGCCACACCACTCAGTTATGGGCACGGAGCCTTATGGAAAGTTGCTTTGTCTGTGTCGTGTGACTTCTTTTCCTTTGTCcttcactgatattttttaaCAAGTGGCcaatttcaaccaaatttgaTGGTTTCAGGGCTATAAATTTTTGATGATCAATTGCTCAGGGATGAGAGAAAGACTTTTCCTGCCTTCCTGATGGAAAGAAATCGGCAGTGGCTCTGATGACAGCCAGCTGGTCGGTCAGCTCACACGTGCTTCCCTAAGCTGTGACATGGGCTGTCTTTTGGCTACCAGGCAGATCAAAAAAGATGGAGGATACATGGGGGGACACGAGGAAGTAAAGCTGGTTTTGCCGTGGGGGGGTATCAAAGACATGAGAAAGGTGCTGCTGATATTATGGAGAAGTTTAAGAGATACAGCAGAGGAGCAAGAGGTACTACAGTGGGATGGCATAAGGCATATATTAATCCTGAATTCCCAAGCACTTGTGTTATAAGTTTCGGAATAACCTCCTGGGATAGACCAAGGCATGCAGTTCAGCAGATCGGCCTTTGTATAAAGCTGTGCCAAACTGCTCTCTTCCTCATGTCTGGCTCCTACCATAATTTTTAGTAAGGCACGTACAGCCCAGCATCTACTTCTGCTTCTCTATTacctttttaaactgaaaatccTAGCTTTTGCAGCATGGCTTCAGATGATAGTGGTTTACAttctctgtgtatttattttgaaCAGCACAAGAAGTGTGGGATTTGTAGGTGTTCTTACCATCAAGTCCAAGTGAAGGTGATGGGATTGCGCCCACGCATCTCCAAGCACAAATACACTTTTGTTCTGGTGTCTGCGGATATGCCATCATCAAAGAAGGTGCCACTCTGTTTTCTGGACTTTTCTTTGTTTACCTCTCTAAAAATCCCAAATCTTACTGCTTGCAGGCTGCTTAGAATTTGCAAGATAGACATTAGGGAAAAATTGTAGCcttgtgatttttctttgtgatttctaaagaaatactggttttagtTGATGGTATATTTATATTTTCCCCCAGTATTACTCTCAGTTACTAACTGTTATGGTTGTTAGTACGCTAATCGTAAAACCTCATAGAATATGTTATGCTGTTATTCTGCTTTATGAATATTCTTTTTGGCAATACCATAAGAAAACACTATGATAATCCTATGGTTAAGAGGTTCTGAGATATAATGTAGAAAGCAAGCAGGATTCACAAtgacattttccattttgttttgggtttttccagCTACAAAGGCcaaatttcattctattttaaaaaaaattcccaaccTTATCCAGTACTATCCCTGTTGCAGTCTCTGGTGTTAGTGGTTTGGAAGGTGGGCTGGAAGGTATCCTGTAATAACTGATTGACTTCTGTATAGCAGTCTAGCAGaactgataaattattttttaaaagccacagGCAAAGTCCTTTGCTTGTTCTGTTATCTGTAGCCCACCGTGGAGGTCTTACAGACAGGACATTCCTCTCCCTGCATTGATAAGCTGAAGAATATAACTGTGTAAAATGGGTATGTGGCTCTTCCTTGCTGTGTAGGTGCTTGGATTTatacacaaaactgaaaaatttgttcaagaaaattgtattttttccaaTAATAGTGGTGTTGATCTCGCAACAAATTCTCAGTGATAgcatatttattttgtaaaataccaGCAAAttaagtttggggatttttttcttcttttctttcttataaaaaaaaaaaccaaaaaaccccaaatgggcTGCGAGACCATGAATTAGAGATGCAGAAAAAATTACTATCAACAACCATAAATGTCTTCCAACTGCCAGGCCACTTTCACCACAGAAGCCCAAGACTTGGAAATGCTTTGACATGACAGTGAATGGGGGGAGGCTTTCAAAGCTGTAGGGTCCTTGTGACGTGACATCCATGTAGATATCTATATAACCTCGTATAGACTTCTTGTATGAACTCATATAAACTTGTTACTTGCCCCTGGGGAAAAGACCCTCGCTTGTACATTGTGTTTAACTGATCATGTAATCCAGCCTGTAACCCAAGTGGGGGATTGATTGTGGAGGAAGGGATGTTTCAGAGGGGGAATATTTCAAGACTTTGACCACCAGAAAAGCCAGTGAGTTACCAGGTGTCCCTGGTGCAGGTAACGGTTACCAACACATGTTCTGGGGAGTCTCACCAGCCCCAGCCACGGACACCTTCTGAAGACGCTCGCTGAGCTCCCCTCAGACAGCCCCTTGTCCAGCCTGACCGAGAGCTCTCTGATCAAGGCTTATCCTCTTCCAAAGATCCCTCTGAAGCTCACTTAACAAATCTCTCTGCAGTTGTTCATTTAACAAAACAGAGTGCTAGCATTTGCCCTTATAAATGAAGATTAAGtttagtgcaatttttttttttttaactcctgctCTTCTAGTCAATTAGATCAATCAAATGTTCTGTTACAATGCTAAACtatctataaaaaaaaaccccaagacataGTACCGTTTAAGAAAGTAATTATGTTTTCAGGATAATGACAGCCTAAAATAAGGATGAGTATGGCATCTATCTGGAGCACACACAGTTTAAGAAGTGCACATTAAAAAATTCCCCTAAATGTAATTCAAGCTAAGAAGCCAGTTGATAATTTTTAGTACATAAATCACCGTAGCTCATAGGTTGGCGATTAAGAAGAGTGGCTTATTGTAAGGACTCTTTTAATAACCTATTGTCTCAGATCTCGGTTTAATAGCAACATTATGTGATCACATATTTTATTTATGGATCATTTGAAGAATTTGTTATGCAGATATTCTGATTAGTGGACTATTGAACCATTAGCCAAATAAATCTAAAGGTAATAAAACTCACAGGAAGATAAAtggcttgctttttcttgttcttttcagCCAATTCAGGCTAATTTAAGCCTTTCACAGAATGGTGATAATGAAGGATTTGTTCTCAGCAGCGTTATGGCAGGTGATTTGCATTTGAAAGTTTGACACGTTTATAGGCCTTTGATCTTTTCCCTCCAGTGCTTGTGCCCCTGGCCAGACACCTACATGCACGTTTTACCAGGTGGAAGATCCAGGAGCAAAAGTAGCTCTGAGAGTTACCCTGAAAACGTACACTAGAAAAAATAGTTATACAATTTGTGTCCAGAAAATATTCTATTGCTGAATTTGAGTAGCCTTTATATAACATAAGACAAAATATATTTGAACTTCTTTTATTAGAGTTTCTTTTAAGCTAGAGAAAGTGCTCATGGAAGATTTTAAAGGAATACAGAGTCTGATGTAAAGCCCACTGAGCCGTAAAGATTGGCTGCTTCTGTAGGTTTGAATTTATTGTTGAAATGGAACTTCTTACCATAGAACACAAATTTTGGCACCTAGCAAGCTTGAGAAAGGACTGTGACAGCCATGGAGCCATTTCTTAAATCttatttaaatttttgctttgttattaaagaaaaataaattaactctCTCTCCTCCGGCCGGAAGAGgaagtcttggaaaaaaaaatcagggtgtTACTGGCACTGTGAGCATACGTGAGTAAAATTAAGTGTATAACCTAGGATGTATGAAGGATGTTCTTAATGTTTACCTTTTGACCTCAAAATAAGAAGGGAGTGACAGGATTCAGGAGGAACAAAGCTGAATATTTGAAACAGGACTGTTGTATCCCTCATTATTGTCTAAAATTTAATATAATCAGCTGATTTCTCTGCTGGATCGTAATGGTTAATTCCAGGTCTGTGAGCCAGTGGTTCATTTCATTCTCATCTCAGACTTGATGCCTAAGGTAGACTGCTTTCACTAATTAAAAGTTACCTGCATGAAATTCCTTCCTGTGCCATGAGCAAATGATATTTCTCCAAACTGAGCTTTT
The Accipiter gentilis chromosome 16, bAccGen1.1, whole genome shotgun sequence DNA segment above includes these coding regions:
- the GEN1 gene encoding flap endonuclease GEN homolog 1 isoform X2; translation: MCAYLNAKGHVDGCITNDGDVFLYGAHTVYRNFSMNAKDPHLDCYTMSSIKEKLGCDRESLIGLAVLLGCDYLPKGIPGVGKEQALKLIETLRGQNLLQRFEQWKEQFRYGNNPPLVVKRVIHCSECHHPGSYKEHEHSGCKFCESTRYCKHNDSEYRCPCEWHQLEQVKQASAVEDNIRKKANSCEGFPFSEVIQEFLVNKNKLINIKECQRPNLLSFQIFASEKMEWTKHYACKKLLALLTRYDMIQRKSGYVDSKQLQAIRIVKTRVKNGVPCFEIEWQKPEHYVDAEDEPVELFVVTVEEESLFQAAYPDVVALYQMEKSEVLKKKQKNRKDRPKEKELSNVYDEVSNLLSQMNLKSRCGVLPVQDSTSDIKTPREDQIHQRSTESKDLVLASASCITTVEMPASAAVLPLTTSYSLLQSMLADSSVSPAKITKDSGISSSSSVTAHLQLSSIDWKGTFFSASPALGGDTHDPAADLTTCIKHSRALGHETVIASSEYSDAMQSDQHHSDSADDSVSDDAMEQFQKWSLSEQILKKTSIPSKPLLSEDVMQLESLKCFKQTQEMLNPDKDYVSSSCQLNKLVQESKNVLSENYARESSIHIYQDQYKKADSLAEMVQKDHNISSSTSLTLSGQTTETQHPGCEMLPASQKPPDVTGGHIKKACIQATWKTSFKRSVCHNRCSSSEDSDDGNMNKNLIYEQQQRPLNPDQFKKCFSKKSSSFVTSKRTNSDSALIIKGKKKMTNFKKAGNSFSLQVSPKPSSAGEVNCPQSPEQPFKRLGCGPMQQAKSAVPTYAWADSPLPLSERLKGRIKIN
- the GEN1 gene encoding flap endonuclease GEN homolog 1 isoform X1 codes for the protein MGVTNLWQILEPVRQPVNLSSLKGKTLAVDLSLWVCEAQTVKKMAGVVTKPHLRNLFFRSSFLTSMGIKLVFVMEGEAPRLKADTMSKRNEMRYGPSKKIVAARTGRSLFKAILKECLELLECLGVPWVQAAGEAEAMCAYLNAKGHVDGCITNDGDVFLYGAHTVYRNFSMNAKDPHLDCYTMSSIKEKLGCDRESLIGLAVLLGCDYLPKGIPGVGKEQALKLIETLRGQNLLQRFEQWKEQFRYGNNPPLVVKRVIHCSECHHPGSYKEHEHSGCKFCESTRYCKHNDSEYRCPCEWHQLEQVKQASAVEDNIRKKANSCEGFPFSEVIQEFLVNKNKLINIKECQRPNLLSFQIFASEKMEWTKHYACKKLLALLTRYDMIQRKSGYVDSKQLQAIRIVKTRVKNGVPCFEIEWQKPEHYVDAEDEPVELFVVTVEEESLFQAAYPDVVALYQMEKSEVLKKKQKNRKDRPKEKELSNVYDEVSNLLSQMNLKSRCGVLPVQDSTSDIKTPREDQIHQRSTESKDLVLASASCITTVEMPASAAVLPLTTSYSLLQSMLADSSVSPAKITKDSGISSSSSVTAHLQLSSIDWKGTFFSASPALGGDTHDPAADLTTCIKHSRALGHETVIASSEYSDAMQSDQHHSDSADDSVSDDAMEQFQKWSLSEQILKKTSIPSKPLLSEDVMQLESLKCFKQTQEMLNPDKDYVSSSCQLNKLVQESKNVLSENYARESSIHIYQDQYKKADSLAEMVQKDHNISSSTSLTLSGQTTETQHPGCEMLPASQKPPDVTGGHIKKACIQATWKTSFKRSVCHNRCSSSEDSDDGNMNKNLIYEQQQRPLNPDQFKKCFSKKSSSFVTSKRTNSDSALIIKGKKKMTNFKKAGNSFSLQVSPKPSSAGEVNCPQSPEQPFKRLGCGPMQQAKSAVPTYAWADSPLPLSERLKGRIKIN
- the GEN1 gene encoding flap endonuclease GEN homolog 1 isoform X3 yields the protein MSSIKEKLGCDRESLIGLAVLLGCDYLPKGIPGVGKEQALKLIETLRGQNLLQRFEQWKEQFRYGNNPPLVVKRVIHCSECHHPGSYKEHEHSGCKFCESTRYCKHNDSEYRCPCEWHQLEQVKQASAVEDNIRKKANSCEGFPFSEVIQEFLVNKNKLINIKECQRPNLLSFQIFASEKMEWTKHYACKKLLALLTRYDMIQRKSGYVDSKQLQAIRIVKTRVKNGVPCFEIEWQKPEHYVDAEDEPVELFVVTVEEESLFQAAYPDVVALYQMEKSEVLKKKQKNRKDRPKEKELSNVYDEVSNLLSQMNLKSRCGVLPVQDSTSDIKTPREDQIHQRSTESKDLVLASASCITTVEMPASAAVLPLTTSYSLLQSMLADSSVSPAKITKDSGISSSSSVTAHLQLSSIDWKGTFFSASPALGGDTHDPAADLTTCIKHSRALGHETVIASSEYSDAMQSDQHHSDSADDSVSDDAMEQFQKWSLSEQILKKTSIPSKPLLSEDVMQLESLKCFKQTQEMLNPDKDYVSSSCQLNKLVQESKNVLSENYARESSIHIYQDQYKKADSLAEMVQKDHNISSSTSLTLSGQTTETQHPGCEMLPASQKPPDVTGGHIKKACIQATWKTSFKRSVCHNRCSSSEDSDDGNMNKNLIYEQQQRPLNPDQFKKCFSKKSSSFVTSKRTNSDSALIIKGKKKMTNFKKAGNSFSLQVSPKPSSAGEVNCPQSPEQPFKRLGCGPMQQAKSAVPTYAWADSPLPLSERLKGRIKIN